One Pirellulales bacterium genomic region harbors:
- a CDS encoding Hsp20/alpha crystallin family protein, producing MRSTITVHPIQQLREEVDRLFTNVFTHPTVTGAARLVTGRGFLAVNVWEDSDNLFVEAEVPGVKPEQLDVTVVGNELTIKGQRPEEPLGDGAFHRRERGQGSFTRILRLSTEVTADNVRAALNDGVLLLTLPKAEAAKPRKIQVKTE from the coding sequence ATGCGAAGCACAATTACTGTCCATCCAATTCAGCAATTGCGTGAGGAAGTCGATCGTTTGTTCACAAATGTGTTCACACATCCTACCGTAACAGGAGCGGCACGCTTGGTTACCGGCCGCGGTTTTCTTGCGGTCAATGTATGGGAAGACAGCGACAATTTATTCGTTGAAGCCGAAGTTCCGGGAGTGAAGCCTGAGCAGTTGGACGTGACCGTCGTTGGCAATGAATTGACTATTAAAGGCCAACGCCCGGAAGAGCCGCTAGGCGATGGGGCGTTTCATCGTCGTGAACGTGGGCAGGGCTCGTTCACGCGCATTCTTCGGCTGTCGACCGAAGTGACTGCCGATAATGTTCGGGCGGCACTGAACGACGGTGTTCTTCTGTTAACGTTGCCTAAGGCCGAAGCCGCCAAGCCACGGAAAATTCAAGTGAAAACGGAATAG
- a CDS encoding acyl carrier protein yields MPAQQAEVFEKVRTCLVDALGVDDDEVTSEATMVGDLGAESIDFLDIVFRLEKTFNIKIPRGELFPEDILSNAQYVRDGKVTSEGIDQLRKRMPFVDLAKFEADPRVTNFGNLLTVQDLVNYVQTKLT; encoded by the coding sequence ATGCCTGCACAGCAAGCCGAAGTATTCGAGAAAGTCCGCACTTGTTTGGTAGATGCGCTGGGAGTCGACGACGATGAGGTCACCTCCGAGGCCACCATGGTTGGCGATTTGGGCGCCGAATCAATCGATTTTCTCGACATTGTGTTCCGCTTGGAAAAAACGTTTAACATCAAAATTCCGCGTGGAGAGCTCTTTCCGGAAGACATTCTCAGCAATGCCCAGTATGTGCGCGATGGGAAGGTAACGTCCGAAGGCATTGATCAATTAAGAAAGCGAATGCCGTTTGTCGATCTCGCCAAGTTTGAAGCCGATCCGCGTGTGACCAACTTCGGCAATTTGCTCACCGTGCAAGATTTAGTGAACTACGTGCAAACAAAATTGACGTAG
- a CDS encoding 3-hydroxyacyl-ACP dehydratase FabZ family protein: MRFKLLDRIVELKAGESITAIKGLALAEDYLADHFPQFPVMPGVFMLEALTQASAWLVRATEDFKHSMVVLREARNVKYADFVAPGQTLTVTAEIIGQTPEQTKLKAQGSVNGKVNVTARLVLGKYNLADRNPVCASSDAHVIREMRSLFNVLYRPTDVLPGAPSANGSHSAVPSLACNPAAVQ, from the coding sequence ATGCGTTTTAAGTTACTGGACAGAATTGTCGAACTGAAGGCCGGCGAAAGCATTACGGCGATTAAGGGATTAGCATTGGCCGAAGATTATCTGGCCGATCACTTTCCACAGTTCCCTGTGATGCCAGGCGTGTTTATGCTAGAGGCCCTGACACAAGCGTCGGCATGGCTTGTTCGTGCGACGGAAGATTTTAAGCACAGCATGGTGGTCCTGCGTGAAGCGCGGAATGTGAAATACGCCGACTTCGTCGCCCCCGGTCAAACGCTGACCGTAACGGCGGAAATCATTGGACAAACGCCCGAACAAACCAAACTTAAAGCCCAAGGCAGTGTGAACGGAAAAGTAAATGTGACAGCCCGCTTGGTGCTGGGCAAATACAACCTGGCGGACAGGAATCCGGTTTGCGCTAGCTCCGACGCACACGTAATCCGAGAAATGCGTTCGCTGTTCAACGTGTTGTATCGGCCCACCGACGTTCTGCCTGGCGCGCCGTCCGCCAATGGCAGCCATTCGGCGGTGCCTTCGTTGGCTTGTAATCCGGCGGCTGTGCAATAA
- a CDS encoding Hsp20/alpha crystallin family protein → MNLVPWKNKSGETPEGRLSSLTEFRSEVNRLFDSFVREPFETLSDSVASWGRWAPALDVSESDTAVTVRAEVPGVDPGELDITVTGDRLTIAGEKKETVEKKDRDTYHRESRYGSFSRTVQLPSSVDPQQVTAEHANGILTITLQKTPAATAKKIAVKSQDHNTA, encoded by the coding sequence ATGAACCTTGTTCCTTGGAAAAACAAATCGGGAGAAACGCCCGAAGGGCGATTATCTTCGTTGACCGAATTCCGTTCAGAAGTAAATCGGTTGTTTGACTCATTTGTGCGTGAGCCGTTCGAAACCTTAAGCGATTCGGTCGCCTCATGGGGGCGGTGGGCACCGGCATTGGATGTTTCCGAAAGCGATACGGCCGTAACCGTACGGGCCGAAGTGCCTGGAGTCGATCCTGGTGAACTGGACATCACGGTCACGGGGGACCGATTGACCATTGCAGGCGAGAAAAAAGAAACGGTCGAGAAAAAAGACCGCGACACTTACCATCGCGAAAGTCGGTATGGCAGTTTCAGCCGGACCGTGCAATTGCCTAGCAGCGTTGATCCGCAGCAAGTGACTGCTGAGCACGCCAACGGAATACTCACGATTACCCTGCAAAAGACGCCGGCTGCCACAGCGAAGAAAATTGCGGTGAAATCGCAAGATCACAACACAGCTTAG
- a CDS encoding Hsp20/alpha crystallin family protein, translating into MSVETTLNQENGAVDVLPPKHTRGGPYYRPNVDIYELPDQLVVLADVPGAKNDQIDIHFEDGALTIHAKVSERQDSQGPYLRQEYGVGDFYRTFRVSEQIEATRIAAEYSGGVLTLHLPKAEAMKPRKIKVSAK; encoded by the coding sequence ATGTCTGTTGAAACTACTCTCAACCAAGAAAACGGCGCCGTCGACGTATTGCCACCCAAACATACTCGCGGCGGACCGTACTACCGACCGAATGTCGACATTTACGAGTTGCCCGACCAGTTGGTTGTGCTGGCCGACGTGCCGGGCGCGAAGAACGACCAAATCGACATCCATTTTGAAGACGGCGCATTGACGATCCATGCGAAAGTAAGCGAGCGTCAGGACTCGCAGGGTCCCTATCTGCGTCAGGAGTACGGCGTAGGCGACTTCTATCGCACGTTCCGCGTGAGTGAGCAAATTGAGGCTACGCGCATAGCGGCTGAATATTCCGGCGGTGTGCTCACGCTGCACTTGCCCAAGGCGGAAGCGATGAAACCTCGGAAAATTAAGGTCTCCGCAAAGTAA
- a CDS encoding 3-hydroxyacyl-ACP dehydratase FabZ family protein — protein sequence MRWFWIDRFTEFVSGQSATAIKTLSLSEDHLHDHFPGASVMPNTLILEGMAQTAGLLVCEHSGFTKQVILAKVSKAVFHGEAWPGDMLTYRALLQDIKEDGAMTTVTSEVNGKPQAEAEIFFAHLEQVNQRGDRLELFVPYDLFSWLRLLKLYEVGRDADGNPLQIHPRMAESDPFLSRQVAAK from the coding sequence ATGCGCTGGTTTTGGATCGATCGCTTTACCGAATTCGTCAGTGGACAATCAGCCACGGCAATCAAGACGCTATCGCTTTCGGAAGACCATCTGCACGATCATTTTCCTGGCGCCTCGGTCATGCCGAACACGCTTATTCTGGAAGGCATGGCACAAACCGCCGGCTTATTGGTGTGCGAACACAGTGGCTTCACCAAACAAGTGATTTTGGCAAAAGTTTCCAAAGCTGTGTTTCATGGCGAAGCATGGCCGGGCGACATGCTCACGTACCGCGCATTGCTGCAAGACATTAAAGAAGACGGCGCCATGACGACTGTCACCAGCGAAGTGAATGGCAAGCCCCAAGCCGAAGCGGAAATTTTCTTCGCCCATTTGGAACAAGTGAATCAACGCGGCGATCGGCTGGAATTGTTCGTTCCTTACGATTTGTTTTCTTGGTTGCGATTGCTCAAGCTGTATGAAGTGGGGCGCGATGCCGATGGCAATCCGCTACAAATTCATCCTCGCATGGCCGAAAGCGATCCGTTTTTAAGCCGCCAGGTGGCGGCCAAGTAA